DNA sequence from the Triticum aestivum cultivar Chinese Spring unplaced genomic scaffold, IWGSC CS RefSeq v2.1 scaffold250731, whole genome shotgun sequence genome:
CACGGATGCATGGAAGATGCAGAACAGTATCACCAGTGTTCCAATCTCCTGTCGAAAGAAACAAGACTCATTAGACACACGACACAAGCTTTAAACTGTATATGCATGTTGGCTTGCAGATATACATGGGCATTACGGTGTACCTGATAATCATAAGCCACAATTGACAAAGCAAGTCCAGCAGCAATGTATGCTGTTGTCAGGCTATCCTCGTTTTGGAAAGGAGCCATGGCTCCATAAAACCATGGAACAGCAGCACTTCCAAGCATTCTCGAGACCAGGAAACATGGGTAGATTAGTGACAGAGGAGCATCCCTTCCGTCAGCCTGTTACATTAACAGATCTGTGAGTGTATAAGTGTGACTTTGGTCTTCAATCAAACCCTGATCAAATGCAACAACATAAGGACAACTAGCAGAAAAAACTAATGTACAAACTCATACCACTATCGTTGGTGCCCAGAGGAACCAAAAGGCTGATACAGAGAACTGGACACTTGCTTGAGCTAAGACCAGAATCAGCACTCTTTTGTCTGAAACAAGCAGGAAATTCTTGTGAGAGATGAAAGTGAAAAGTGCAGACAATTGGCTGTAATCCAAGCATAGTCCAAGAAACACAAATAGTATCATATTGTTAAGGATAATAATACAGAAATCTCAATAGCCTCAAACGCAAAGCCACGAGACAATGACAGGACACTTCATACCTCTGCCTACCTCATCCTTTAGTTATTCGAGGACATTACCTTGCTAACAGTATTAAAGATCCATTAACAAAAATGATACAGAAAGCATGACAAAATAAACAGGATGGTATACTCACCACTCACCTCTGAGGACATGAGCATAAAATGATTTTTGGTAGCTTCCAATGACAGATGCATGATGGGCGGTACTGATACTTGGTGCTTTTCTGATATACAATATTCCTATTACTGACACTAAGGCTGCAAACGTATACGGAAGCAAGATTCCTTTGTTATCATCATCAAGCAATAAGTTTGTGATTCCTTGACTTCCAACAAGGGATATTGATTCAAAGAATGTCATCAGCCAGAAGGTATCAAACAGCGACTCTTGCTTCTGGCCTTGCTGAAAATTCGGCATAAAATGGTTAAAACTGGGACACCATTTGATGAAGGCAGAAATAGCAACAGAAAATGTCTAAGCAAACACAAACCTTCTCATGCTCCAGCACAATCCATGTCTCAAAACAGAAGCAGAACATTGAGGATGCAAGAGCCAAAATGAAATTGTTGACCCATGCACAACGAAGCCCACTGAAACTCTTCAAGGCACCCACTGCAAGCTGAAGCATCCAGTAGAATATGCAAGCATTCTGTGGTCCTCTATGAATTTTAGTAAACAAATGTATATACCGATTAGAACAATAAAAATAGATTCTCGTTTTACACAATATCAATAGGGAGAGAGAAGAATCAA
Encoded proteins:
- the LOC123177221 gene encoding molybdate-anion transporter (The sequence of the model RefSeq protein was modified relative to this genomic sequence to represent the inferred CDS: added 362 bases not found in genome assembly), with product MGMVVETEEWVLTPLAYPLLSAASLAAVLLLPHFSRPHAAVVTPSSPSPFDVGTTPFLRFRRAFLLLFCLASVAEGIQSVFGEDEFVRCGFGREQMAARLAAATAAALFLGGASGVVSDKLGPQNACIFYWMLQLAVGALKSFSGLRCAWVNNFILALASSMFCFCFETWIVLEHEKQGQKQESLFDTFWLMTFFESISLVGSQGITNLLLDDDNKGILLPYTFAALVSVIGILYIRKAPSISTAHHASVIGSYQKSFYAHVLRDKRVLILVLAQASVQFSVSAFWFLWAPTIVADGRDAPLSLIYPCFLVSRMLGSAAVPWFYGAMAPFQNEDSLTTAYIAAGLALSIVAYDYQEIGTLVILFCIFHASVGFVLPLLARFRTMYLPNELRGGMMSFSLALGNAPMFIFLIQGAYHGNIANSTILGLAACGLLSAGGCIHMLRRWRKHTRQNVRSL